A genomic region of Alistipes megaguti contains the following coding sequences:
- the smpB gene encoding SsrA-binding protein SmpB: MNEQKKINIRNKRATFDYEILEEYVAGIVLVGTEIKSIRAGKVSMVDSFCYFDKGELWIRGVNIAEYAWGTCNNHVPRRDRKLLLTRRELLKLQRASQDRGLTIVGLRLFLNERGLVKVAVGLARGRKSYDKREYLKENDARREMDKAMKNFRR; this comes from the coding sequence ATGAACGAACAGAAGAAGATAAATATCCGGAACAAGCGCGCAACGTTCGACTATGAGATTCTCGAAGAGTACGTTGCGGGTATCGTGCTCGTCGGCACGGAGATCAAGTCGATCCGTGCGGGCAAGGTTTCGATGGTGGACTCGTTCTGCTATTTCGACAAGGGCGAACTGTGGATCCGCGGCGTCAACATCGCCGAGTATGCCTGGGGCACGTGCAACAACCACGTGCCGCGCCGCGATCGCAAGCTGCTGCTCACACGCCGCGAACTGTTGAAACTTCAGCGCGCCTCACAGGACCGCGGACTGACGATCGTCGGGCTGCGGCTCTTCCTGAACGAGCGCGGACTGGTGAAGGTGGCCGTCGGGCTGGCCCGCGGCCGCAAGTCGTACGACAAACGCGAGTATCTGAAGGAGAACGACGCCCGCCGCGAGATGGACAAGGCGATGAAAAACTTCCGCCGATGA
- the dnaG gene encoding DNA primase — MIDRETVDRIYAAANIVDIVGDYVTLKRKGVNYVACCPFHNEKTPSFVVSPSKGVYKCFGCGKGGNAVTFVMEQEGVSYPEALKMVAKRYGIEVKEEAMTEEELRRNDDRESMFVLNGWAAEYFANYLHRDSEGINVGLAYFRQKRGLTDATIKKFGLGFCPSKGDRMSQDALAAGYKREFLLSTGLSLVSERNGGLYDRFRDRVIFPVHNISGRIVAFGGRTLRTDKQVAKYQNSPESEIYSKKRELYGLYFAKKAIQQQNFAIMVEGYLDVISMHQAGIENVVASSGTSLTTEQIRLLGRFTKNITVIYDGDSAGIHASLRGIDMILKEGMNVRVVLLPEPEDPDSFARSHTAAEVQEYIRVNEQDFLEFKARLLLQDAQGDPIRKAALIGDMVQSIAQIPDSIQRSVYIKECSRIMDIDEQILIGEVARKRLTTSGDRETDDFLRRQAAARQRETVQPQRPEAEYAQKVEAGSSFEALEREIVKYLLKYGHCSFDFKEGRTMVSCNVAEVIFSELSDDQIVFRNPVYAKIMAVYREQWEVSGPGVEVPAHLFLNHIDPQVCSAAVDILTSDDNYVPSELWKRKEIHVESEAEMLAVGVPKAVTLYKSKVVQALIKELSDRLKDETLPEAEMNDILQRMNNYNQVKATMAKKLDRLIL, encoded by the coding sequence ATGATCGACCGCGAAACAGTTGACCGCATCTACGCCGCCGCCAATATCGTTGATATCGTCGGCGACTACGTCACGCTCAAACGCAAGGGCGTGAACTATGTCGCCTGCTGTCCGTTCCACAACGAGAAGACCCCGTCGTTCGTCGTTTCCCCCTCGAAGGGCGTGTACAAGTGTTTCGGTTGCGGGAAGGGCGGCAATGCCGTGACGTTCGTCATGGAGCAGGAGGGGGTGAGCTACCCCGAGGCGCTGAAGATGGTGGCCAAACGCTACGGGATCGAGGTCAAGGAGGAGGCGATGACCGAAGAGGAGCTCCGCCGCAACGACGACCGCGAGTCGATGTTCGTGCTCAACGGCTGGGCCGCGGAATACTTCGCCAACTACCTCCACCGCGACTCCGAAGGAATCAACGTCGGTCTGGCCTACTTCCGGCAGAAGCGCGGTTTGACCGATGCCACGATCAAGAAGTTTGGTCTCGGATTCTGCCCCTCGAAGGGTGACCGGATGTCGCAGGATGCCCTGGCGGCCGGTTACAAGCGGGAGTTCCTCCTCTCGACGGGTCTCTCGCTGGTGAGCGAGCGAAACGGCGGGCTCTACGACCGCTTCCGCGACCGGGTGATCTTCCCCGTGCACAATATCTCGGGCCGGATCGTCGCCTTCGGCGGCCGCACGCTGCGCACCGACAAGCAGGTGGCCAAGTACCAGAACTCGCCCGAGAGCGAGATCTACAGCAAGAAACGCGAACTCTACGGCCTCTACTTCGCCAAGAAGGCCATCCAGCAGCAGAACTTCGCCATCATGGTCGAGGGGTATCTCGACGTGATCTCGATGCACCAGGCCGGGATCGAGAATGTCGTCGCCTCGTCGGGCACGTCGCTCACGACGGAGCAGATCCGCCTGCTGGGGCGCTTCACGAAGAACATCACGGTGATTTACGACGGTGATTCGGCCGGCATCCACGCCTCGCTGCGCGGTATCGACATGATTCTCAAGGAGGGGATGAACGTGCGGGTGGTGCTGCTGCCCGAACCCGAGGACCCCGACTCGTTCGCCCGCAGCCATACGGCCGCCGAGGTGCAGGAGTACATCCGCGTCAACGAACAGGATTTCCTCGAATTCAAGGCGCGGCTGCTGCTCCAGGATGCGCAGGGCGATCCGATCCGCAAGGCGGCCCTGATCGGTGACATGGTGCAGTCGATCGCGCAGATTCCCGATTCGATCCAGCGTTCGGTCTATATCAAGGAGTGTTCGCGGATCATGGACATCGACGAACAGATCCTCATCGGCGAGGTGGCCCGCAAACGGCTCACGACGTCGGGCGACCGTGAGACGGACGACTTCCTGCGGCGTCAGGCCGCGGCCCGGCAGCGTGAAACGGTGCAGCCCCAGCGTCCCGAGGCGGAGTATGCGCAGAAGGTTGAGGCGGGGAGCAGTTTCGAGGCGCTGGAGCGCGAGATCGTCAAGTATCTGCTCAAGTACGGCCATTGCTCGTTCGATTTCAAGGAGGGGCGCACGATGGTGTCGTGCAACGTTGCCGAGGTGATCTTTTCCGAATTGAGCGACGACCAGATCGTCTTCCGCAATCCGGTCTATGCCAAGATCATGGCCGTCTACCGCGAACAGTGGGAGGTGTCGGGTCCGGGAGTTGAGGTGCCGGCGCACCTCTTCCTGAACCACATCGACCCGCAGGTCTGCTCGGCGGCGGTGGACATCCTCACCTCGGACGACAACTACGTTCCCAGCGAATTGTGGAAGCGCAAGGAGATCCACGTCGAGAGCGAAGCCGAGATGCTGGCTGTCGGGGTCCCGAAGGCCGTGACGCTCTACAAGTCGAAGGTCGTCCAGGCGTTGATCAAGGAGCTCTCGGACCGATTGAAAGACGAGACCCTCCCCGAGGCGGAGATGAACGACATCCTCCAGCGGATGAACAACTACAACCAGGTGAAGGCCACCATGGCCAAAAAACTGGACCGACTGATTTTATGA
- a CDS encoding RNA polymerase sigma factor — translation MDEEILAEGCRRGDNAARRELYDRYAGRLLAICVRYVGDRATGEDLMHDAFLKIYGAFDRFTFRGKGSLRAWIERITVNMALEWLRTRNRLGTLPLDEGRVADTLAEPQAAEVARVPREVLMEFVAELPDGYRTVFNLYCIEGLPHREIARLLGINEKSSSSQLFRARSLLARRIRTYLETHE, via the coding sequence ATGGACGAAGAGATACTGGCCGAAGGGTGCAGACGGGGCGATAATGCGGCTCGCAGAGAGCTGTATGATCGCTATGCGGGCCGGTTGCTGGCCATCTGCGTGCGATACGTCGGCGACCGTGCGACGGGCGAGGATCTCATGCACGATGCCTTCCTGAAGATCTACGGCGCGTTCGACCGCTTTACGTTTCGCGGCAAGGGGTCGCTGCGGGCCTGGATCGAACGCATCACGGTCAACATGGCCCTCGAGTGGCTCCGTACGCGCAACCGCCTCGGGACACTCCCCCTCGACGAGGGGCGTGTTGCCGATACGCTGGCCGAACCGCAGGCCGCAGAGGTGGCCCGCGTGCCGCGCGAGGTGCTGATGGAGTTCGTCGCGGAGCTCCCGGACGGCTACCGCACGGTGTTCAACCTCTACTGCATCGAGGGACTGCCGCATCGCGAGATCGCCCGCCTGCTGGGAATCAACGAGAAGAGCTCCTCGTCGCAGCTGTTCCGGGCCCGGAGCCTGCTGGCCCGCCGGATCAGAACCTATTTGGAGACGCACGAATGA
- the uvrB gene encoding excinuclease ABC subunit UvrB, whose translation MDFKLVSDYAPMGDQPEAISQLVGSIRHGSKHNVLLGVTGSGKTFTVANVIAQLNRPTLVLSHNKTLAAQLYGEFRNFFPENAVEYFVSYYDYYQPEAYLPASDTYIEKDLSINADIEKLRLQTVATLLSGRRDVVVVSSVSCLYGAGNPADFHATAIHIEVGQVVSYKQFLYKLVEALYTRTERDLEPATFRVNGDTVDIMAAFGEFGNQCFRVMFFDNEIEAIQSIDPVTGQRIQTLDSLTLYPTNLFVTTKERINTAVQQIYLDLGKQIEFFESQGRMVEAQRIKQRVEYDLEMIKELGYCPGIENYSRYFDGRAAGTRPFCLLDYFPKDYLMVIDESHVTLPQVHAMYGGDRARKENLVEYGFRLPAAKDNRPLTFAEFEQLQGTTIYVSATPADWELMKSEGVIAEQLIRPTGLVDPPLEVRVTLNQIDDLIEEIDKRVRNDDKVLVTTITKRMAEELSKYFDRVGVRNRYIHSDVDTLERIQILEDLRNGLFDVLVGVNLLREGLDLPEVALVAILDADKEGFLRNVRSLTQIAGRAARHSQGNVILYADTCTESMRYAIEQSNRRREKQVRFNMEHEMLPRRAQKSGAGPSNLLAGRETAEGNIPTAYPIMEEHYAVASDVQKGYTAGTPTPALGENLDELIARAREDMERAAKSLDFLAAAKFRDRMYELQKLREENRR comes from the coding sequence ATGGACTTCAAACTCGTATCGGACTACGCCCCGATGGGCGACCAGCCGGAAGCGATCTCGCAGCTTGTCGGTTCGATCCGCCACGGCTCGAAACACAACGTCCTGCTCGGCGTCACGGGCTCGGGCAAGACCTTCACCGTGGCCAACGTCATCGCGCAGCTCAACCGCCCGACGTTGGTCCTGAGCCACAACAAGACCCTCGCGGCGCAGCTCTACGGCGAATTCCGCAACTTCTTTCCCGAGAATGCCGTCGAGTATTTCGTCTCCTACTACGACTACTACCAGCCCGAAGCCTATCTCCCCGCCTCGGACACCTACATCGAAAAGGATCTCTCGATCAACGCCGACATCGAGAAGCTGCGGCTGCAGACCGTGGCCACCCTGCTCTCGGGACGCCGCGACGTGGTGGTCGTCTCGAGCGTCTCGTGCCTCTACGGCGCGGGCAACCCGGCCGATTTCCATGCCACGGCCATCCACATCGAGGTGGGACAGGTCGTCAGCTACAAGCAGTTCCTCTACAAGCTGGTCGAGGCACTCTACACCCGCACGGAACGCGATCTGGAGCCCGCGACCTTCCGCGTCAACGGCGACACGGTCGATATCATGGCGGCCTTCGGCGAATTCGGCAACCAGTGCTTCCGGGTGATGTTCTTCGACAACGAGATCGAGGCCATCCAGTCGATCGATCCCGTCACGGGACAGCGCATCCAGACGCTCGACTCGCTGACGCTCTACCCCACGAACCTCTTCGTGACGACCAAGGAGCGCATCAATACGGCCGTACAGCAGATCTACCTCGACCTGGGCAAGCAGATCGAGTTCTTCGAGAGCCAGGGGCGCATGGTCGAGGCGCAGCGCATCAAGCAGCGCGTGGAGTACGACCTGGAGATGATCAAGGAGCTGGGCTACTGCCCCGGCATCGAGAACTATTCGCGCTACTTCGACGGCCGCGCCGCCGGAACGCGCCCCTTCTGCCTGCTGGACTACTTCCCGAAGGATTACCTGATGGTCATCGACGAGAGCCACGTCACGCTGCCGCAGGTCCACGCCATGTACGGCGGCGACCGCGCCCGCAAGGAGAACCTCGTGGAGTACGGCTTCCGGCTGCCGGCAGCCAAAGACAACCGCCCGCTGACCTTCGCCGAGTTCGAGCAGTTGCAGGGGACGACGATCTACGTCAGCGCCACGCCGGCCGACTGGGAGCTGATGAAGAGCGAAGGGGTGATTGCCGAACAGCTGATCCGACCCACGGGACTCGTCGACCCGCCGCTGGAGGTGCGCGTGACGCTCAACCAGATCGACGACCTGATCGAGGAGATCGACAAGCGGGTCAGGAACGACGACAAGGTGCTCGTGACGACCATCACCAAACGCATGGCCGAGGAGCTTTCGAAATATTTCGACCGCGTGGGGGTGCGCAACCGCTACATCCATTCGGACGTCGACACGCTCGAACGCATCCAGATTCTCGAGGATCTGCGCAACGGGCTGTTCGACGTGCTGGTGGGCGTGAACCTGCTGCGCGAGGGACTGGACCTTCCCGAGGTGGCGCTGGTGGCGATACTCGACGCCGACAAGGAGGGCTTCCTGCGCAACGTGCGGTCGCTGACGCAGATTGCCGGACGTGCCGCACGCCACTCGCAGGGCAACGTGATCCTCTACGCCGACACCTGCACCGAATCGATGCGCTACGCCATCGAACAGAGCAACCGTCGCCGCGAAAAACAGGTCCGCTTCAACATGGAGCACGAGATGCTGCCGCGGCGCGCCCAGAAGAGCGGCGCGGGGCCGAGCAATCTGCTGGCCGGGCGCGAGACGGCCGAAGGCAACATCCCGACGGCCTACCCCATCATGGAGGAGCACTACGCCGTGGCCTCCGACGTGCAGAAGGGCTACACGGCCGGCACGCCGACACCCGCTCTGGGCGAGAATCTCGACGAACTGATTGCCCGTGCCCGCGAGGACATGGAACGGGCGGCCAAATCGCTCGACTTCCTGGCCGCCGCGAAGTTCCGCGACCGGATGTACGAACTGCAGAAACTGCGCGAGGAGAACCGTCGGTGA
- a CDS encoding GtrA family protein — protein MRLSEWIVRGIDRFYIRPVAAILPRQVFHYAVCGGFTYLVFDPVCYSLFYNFLIGYRYFDLGFVVLSPHIAAMILVFPCTFFVGFWLNRYVAFRRSPVGAGTQLFRYLLSIAGSILLTYAGLKFFVEVCGIWPTPAKVLTTLLTTVYSFLAAKYFTFRHAETRP, from the coding sequence ATGCGTCTCTCGGAGTGGATTGTTCGCGGCATCGACCGCTTCTACATTCGTCCCGTAGCGGCCATCCTGCCCCGGCAGGTCTTCCATTATGCCGTCTGCGGAGGCTTCACCTACCTGGTTTTCGACCCGGTCTGCTACTCGCTGTTCTACAACTTTCTGATCGGATACCGCTATTTCGATCTGGGATTCGTCGTCCTTTCGCCCCACATTGCGGCGATGATCCTTGTCTTTCCCTGCACCTTTTTCGTGGGATTCTGGCTTAACCGTTACGTGGCCTTCCGCCGCTCGCCCGTAGGGGCGGGGACGCAACTCTTCCGCTATCTGTTGTCGATCGCGGGGTCGATCCTGCTGACCTATGCCGGCTTGAAATTCTTTGTCGAGGTGTGCGGCATCTGGCCCACCCCGGCCAAGGTGCTCACGACGCTTCTTACGACGGTATACAGCTTTCTGGCGGCCAAGTATTTCACCTTCCGCCACGCCGAGACCCGTCCGTAG
- the tsaB gene encoding tRNA (adenosine(37)-N6)-threonylcarbamoyltransferase complex dimerization subunit type 1 TsaB, whose amino-acid sequence MSLILCIETGTDICSVGIARDGVLLSLRESDEGRDHARKVGVFVDELLRETGIAPDDLDAVAVGKGPGSYTGLRIGVSFAKGLCYGLQKPLLAVGSLDALVEVAREDYEAGIISVDRWNEARLCPMVDARRMEVYAQLFDTQGEPLTEVSAEVITEESFASYRNDGRPFVIFGNGARKCAGVLKGATLVEVTPSARGLARLAQKALDEGRTEDIAYFEPFYLKDFVVMTSRKKLF is encoded by the coding sequence ATGTCTTTGATTCTCTGTATTGAAACCGGCACGGACATCTGCTCCGTAGGAATCGCCCGCGACGGCGTGCTGCTGTCGCTGCGCGAGAGCGACGAGGGGCGTGACCACGCCCGCAAGGTGGGTGTTTTTGTCGACGAACTGTTGCGCGAAACGGGCATTGCCCCCGACGATCTGGATGCCGTGGCCGTCGGCAAGGGCCCCGGCTCCTACACCGGACTGCGTATCGGCGTCTCGTTTGCCAAGGGGTTGTGCTACGGACTGCAGAAACCGTTGCTGGCCGTCGGATCGCTCGATGCGCTGGTCGAGGTGGCCCGCGAGGATTACGAGGCCGGCATCATCTCGGTCGACCGGTGGAACGAGGCGCGGCTGTGTCCGATGGTCGACGCCCGCCGCATGGAGGTCTATGCCCAGCTCTTCGATACGCAGGGTGAACCGCTGACGGAGGTTTCGGCCGAGGTGATCACGGAGGAGAGTTTCGCGTCGTATCGCAACGACGGACGTCCGTTCGTCATTTTCGGAAACGGGGCCCGCAAGTGTGCCGGGGTGCTCAAGGGCGCAACGCTCGTGGAGGTGACCCCTTCGGCTCGCGGCCTGGCCCGGCTGGCCCAGAAGGCCCTCGACGAGGGACGCACGGAGGATATCGCCTATTTCGAACCCTTCTATCTGAAGGATTTCGTCGTCATGACCTCCCGGAAGAAGCTCTTCTGA
- a CDS encoding NigD-like N-terminal domain-containing protein — protein sequence MKKFGLFLLGALTMLGVTSCNDDDGDYPRNTPLITTVCPLEGGDYCFERDNGDRLYPSDKSRVPGYKPDGDQKQRAIIWFSLLDQTIPGYRYNIALYAVEEIYTGTSEVVSDAARLAELGDAKTGYTVGTFNLSESWLTFYALYSCRYNSKHTFTLAVDKSGTTEFKESKEGYLDVVVLHDDQDDQGGPDCGFYISFDLTPLAAELEGKEGINLLIPTRENGNQEIKLRFAAPRGE from the coding sequence ATGAAAAAATTCGGTTTATTCCTGCTGGGAGCGCTGACGATGCTGGGTGTCACCTCCTGCAACGACGATGACGGCGACTACCCGCGCAACACCCCGCTGATCACGACCGTCTGCCCGCTCGAGGGCGGTGACTACTGTTTCGAGCGCGACAACGGCGACCGTCTCTACCCGAGCGACAAGTCGCGCGTGCCGGGCTACAAACCCGACGGGGATCAGAAACAGCGCGCCATCATCTGGTTCTCGCTGCTCGACCAGACCATCCCGGGCTATCGCTACAACATCGCCCTCTACGCCGTGGAGGAGATCTACACGGGCACCTCGGAGGTGGTCAGCGATGCCGCACGCCTGGCCGAACTGGGCGATGCCAAAACGGGTTATACCGTGGGGACGTTCAATCTCTCGGAGTCGTGGCTGACCTTCTACGCCCTCTATTCGTGCCGCTACAACTCGAAGCACACCTTCACGCTGGCCGTGGACAAGAGCGGCACGACGGAGTTCAAGGAGAGCAAGGAGGGTTACCTCGACGTCGTGGTGCTGCACGATGACCAGGACGATCAGGGCGGCCCCGACTGCGGATTCTACATTTCGTTCGACCTCACGCCCCTGGCCGCCGAGCTCGAGGGCAAGGAGGGTATCAACCTGCTGATCCCGACGCGCGAAAACGGCAACCAGGAGATCAAGCTTCGATTCGCTGCCCCGCGCGGGGAGTAG
- a CDS encoding cell wall metabolism sensor histidine kinase WalK: MVTIKTKEGASLWIALLAAVLVAVVMILLDVVWWLTLCVAAGVFVVVALAALFIIRKYVAYKLKPIYSIVLSRDVHTREIFSELQDKKVENIGEELTAWADTNDREIARLKEAEQFRKQYLGNVAHELKTPIFNVQGYISTLLDGGLEDELINRKYLERAEKSIDRLINIVNDLDTISKLESSMNKLDMEKFDVVALAKEIADQAEMEADKKGIKISVKGADNLPSPFWVMADKHYIGQVFVNLIINSIRYGKEGGLTRIRFRDMLDKILVEVEDNGLGIGKEDLPRVFERFYRTDKGRSREQGGTGLGLAIVKHIIEAHGERITVRSEPGVGSTFSFTLKKVNLQDIK; the protein is encoded by the coding sequence ATGGTAACCATCAAGACTAAGGAGGGCGCCTCGTTGTGGATCGCCCTGCTGGCTGCGGTTCTGGTGGCCGTGGTCATGATTCTGCTCGACGTCGTATGGTGGCTGACGCTTTGTGTGGCGGCCGGCGTCTTTGTCGTCGTGGCGCTGGCGGCGCTGTTCATCATCCGCAAGTATGTGGCCTACAAGCTCAAACCCATCTACTCGATCGTTCTTTCGCGCGATGTCCATACCCGGGAGATCTTCTCCGAACTGCAGGACAAGAAGGTCGAGAACATCGGCGAGGAGCTCACCGCCTGGGCCGATACCAACGACCGGGAGATCGCCCGCCTGAAGGAGGCCGAGCAGTTCCGCAAGCAGTATCTGGGCAACGTGGCCCACGAACTGAAGACCCCGATCTTCAACGTGCAGGGCTACATCTCGACGCTGCTGGACGGCGGTCTGGAGGATGAACTCATCAACCGCAAGTACCTCGAACGCGCCGAAAAGAGCATCGACCGGCTGATCAATATCGTCAACGACCTGGATACGATCTCGAAACTCGAGAGCAGCATGAACAAGCTCGACATGGAGAAGTTCGACGTTGTGGCGCTGGCCAAGGAGATTGCCGATCAGGCCGAGATGGAGGCCGACAAGAAGGGGATCAAGATCTCGGTCAAGGGGGCCGACAACCTGCCGTCGCCCTTCTGGGTCATGGCCGACAAACACTACATCGGCCAGGTCTTCGTCAACCTGATTATCAACTCGATCCGCTACGGCAAGGAGGGCGGTCTGACGCGCATCCGTTTCCGCGACATGCTGGACAAGATCCTCGTCGAGGTCGAAGACAACGGTCTGGGCATCGGCAAGGAGGATCTGCCGCGCGTCTTCGAGCGCTTCTACCGCACGGACAAGGGACGTTCGCGCGAACAGGGCGGTACGGGACTCGGTCTGGCCATCGTCAAACACATCATCGAGGCTCACGGCGAACGCATCACCGTGCGCAGCGAACCGGGTGTGGGCAGCACTTTCTCCTTCACGCTCAAGAAGGTCAACCTGCAGGATATCAAATAG
- a CDS encoding Cof-type HAD-IIB family hydrolase produces MIRALFLDVDGTLISFRTHEVPASAVEALRRAHDGGVRLFIATGRAVTDLEPLAPIPYDGVVALNGCECVMNDGEVVTRHPIPREAFERAMELSEAWNFPMALELNDGIFVNRVTPVVEELSRLIAHPVPQAVDLRRLFDRGDCCQMCFYIDPELEKRVMEQLPSLSSSRWCPIFADVNLRGIDKATGVTELAGRFGIALSEVMTFGDGGNDVPMLRAAGIGVAMGNGCAEALEAADWVTASVDDDGIRRALEHFGVIAGPGAE; encoded by the coding sequence ATGATCCGGGCCCTCTTTCTGGATGTCGACGGGACGCTGATCAGTTTCCGCACGCACGAGGTGCCGGCGTCGGCCGTCGAGGCGCTCCGTCGGGCGCACGATGGCGGGGTGCGCCTCTTCATCGCGACGGGACGCGCCGTGACCGATCTCGAACCGTTGGCCCCGATTCCGTATGACGGGGTGGTGGCCCTGAACGGCTGCGAGTGCGTGATGAACGACGGCGAGGTGGTGACGCGCCATCCGATCCCGCGCGAGGCCTTCGAACGGGCCATGGAGCTCTCCGAGGCGTGGAATTTCCCGATGGCGCTGGAGTTGAACGACGGCATCTTCGTCAACCGCGTAACCCCCGTTGTCGAGGAGTTGTCCCGGCTGATTGCCCATCCGGTTCCGCAGGCGGTCGACCTGCGGCGGCTGTTCGACCGCGGTGACTGCTGCCAGATGTGTTTCTACATTGATCCGGAACTCGAGAAGCGGGTGATGGAGCAGTTGCCGTCGCTCTCGTCCAGCCGCTGGTGCCCGATTTTCGCCGATGTGAATCTGCGCGGAATCGACAAGGCGACCGGTGTGACCGAATTGGCCGGGCGTTTCGGCATTGCCCTGTCGGAGGTCATGACCTTCGGCGACGGAGGCAATGACGTGCCGATGTTGCGTGCGGCCGGAATCGGGGTGGCGATGGGCAACGGCTGCGCCGAAGCCCTGGAGGCGGCCGACTGGGTGACCGCGTCGGTCGACGACGACGGAATCCGCCGGGCGCTGGAGCATTTCGGCGTGATCGCCGGGCCGGGGGCGGAGTGA
- the lgt gene encoding prolipoprotein diacylglyceryl transferase gives MIQPLTVVWDFDPVLFRIGTFDIRYYGLMWALAILIGAKFFDNFCKREGLPSKVSESIFVYGTIATILGARLGHCLFYDPVEYLSKPWTIITGFRDGGMASHGAAIGLLIGLWLFSRKNRLPYVWSLDRIMIPVGIGGAIVRMGNLFNSEIFGRATTLPWGFEFVRSHKWVTEYAPAAVHPTQIYEALCYVVTFAILCWLYYRKDMARRHPGVLFGIGLIGVFLTRFFLEFIKTEQESFEVGWALDMGQWLSIPFIVLGVYMIWRGAKHPAAAASIPGQHAASAAAAKRHPAAKQHSDAEPAAQESPVAKSRKNHKKIRK, from the coding sequence ATGATACAACCGCTTACCGTCGTATGGGATTTCGATCCGGTGTTGTTCCGGATCGGCACGTTCGATATCCGCTATTACGGACTGATGTGGGCGCTGGCCATCCTGATCGGCGCCAAATTCTTCGACAACTTCTGCAAACGCGAGGGCCTTCCGTCGAAGGTTTCGGAGTCGATCTTCGTCTACGGCACGATCGCCACGATCCTCGGCGCCCGTCTCGGCCACTGCCTCTTTTACGATCCCGTGGAGTATCTCTCCAAACCGTGGACCATCATCACGGGCTTCCGCGACGGCGGTATGGCCAGCCACGGCGCCGCCATCGGTCTGCTGATCGGGCTGTGGCTCTTCTCGCGCAAGAACCGGCTTCCGTACGTCTGGTCGCTCGACCGCATCATGATCCCGGTCGGCATCGGCGGCGCAATCGTCCGCATGGGCAACCTCTTCAATTCGGAGATCTTCGGACGCGCCACCACGCTGCCCTGGGGCTTCGAATTCGTCCGCTCGCATAAGTGGGTCACCGAGTATGCCCCGGCGGCCGTCCATCCCACGCAGATCTACGAGGCGCTCTGCTACGTGGTGACCTTCGCCATCCTCTGCTGGCTCTATTACCGCAAGGACATGGCCCGTCGCCATCCGGGCGTACTGTTCGGCATCGGCCTGATCGGCGTCTTCCTGACGCGCTTCTTCCTCGAATTCATCAAGACCGAGCAGGAGTCGTTCGAAGTCGGCTGGGCCCTCGACATGGGACAGTGGCTGAGCATTCCCTTCATCGTGCTGGGTGTCTACATGATCTGGCGGGGAGCGAAGCACCCGGCTGCGGCGGCCTCCATCCCGGGGCAGCATGCCGCGTCGGCTGCCGCCGCAAAACGGCATCCGGCCGCAAAACAGCACTCGGACGCGGAGCCCGCTGCACAGGAGAGTCCCGTTGCGAAAAGCCGCAAGAATCATAAAAAGATCAGGAAATGA
- a CDS encoding riboflavin synthase translates to MFSGIVEGTAEVVAIRSDRQNKDFTLRVPFCKELKIDQSIAHNGVCLTVVDIAGDTYTVTAMKETLDRSNLGLLKVGDLVNVERSMKPDALLDGHIVQGHVDQTALCTAKEDADGSWYFTFRYDPRGGGLCTVEKGSVTVNGVSLTVCDPTPDSFRVAIIPYTFEHTNFCRIEVGTVVNLEFDIIGKYIARLMQNYMK, encoded by the coding sequence ATGTTTTCAGGTATCGTGGAAGGTACGGCGGAGGTAGTCGCCATCCGCTCGGACCGTCAGAACAAGGATTTTACCCTGCGGGTTCCTTTCTGCAAGGAGCTTAAAATCGATCAGAGCATAGCACATAACGGCGTATGTTTGACGGTAGTGGACATCGCCGGGGATACCTATACCGTCACGGCCATGAAGGAGACCCTCGACCGGAGCAACCTCGGACTGCTCAAGGTGGGCGATCTGGTCAATGTCGAACGCTCGATGAAACCCGACGCACTGCTCGACGGCCATATCGTCCAGGGACATGTCGACCAGACGGCCCTCTGCACGGCCAAGGAGGATGCCGACGGCAGCTGGTACTTCACCTTCCGCTACGACCCCCGCGGCGGAGGGCTCTGCACCGTGGAGAAGGGCTCGGTGACGGTCAATGGCGTGAGCCTGACGGTCTGCGACCCCACGCCCGACTCGTTCCGCGTGGCCATCATCCCCTACACCTTCGAGCACACCAATTTCTGCCGCATCGAGGTGGGAACGGTCGTCAATCTCGAATTCGACATCATCGGCAAGTACATCGCCCGACTGATGCAAAACTACATGAAGTAA